A region of Rhizobium binae DNA encodes the following proteins:
- a CDS encoding ABC transporter substrate-binding protein, translating to MVTRRTFLGGLVGAAIAPAVLRAEQAVEPEFLKEKLASGSLPAMADRIPARPRIVNLKEMGLEPGAYGGTVRTIIGSQRDIRFMTIYGYSRLVGYDKHLRFQPDILADFRSEDDTVFTFTLREGHKWSDGEPFTADDFRYWWEDVILNDKLTPGGGALELRPHGSLPRFEMLDALTVRYTWEKPNPMFLPTLAGPIPLVIFGPAHYLKQFHKKFQPDEAKMEQMMKTYRVKKWQDLHIKMARSYRPENPNLPTLDPWHNTTALPAEQFVFERNPFFHRVDETGRQLPYLDRFILNVSSSSIIAAKAGAGEADLQATGIDFNDYTFLKEAEKRFPVKVNLWKVARGSRITLLPNLNCADEVWRGLFRDARLRRALSLAIDRHEINMVAFYGLGTPSADTVLPDSPLFKQEYADAYVKFDPDEANRLLDELGLSKRSDDGIRLLPDGRRAEITVETAGESNLDTDVLELVHDHWANVGLALYTRTSQRDVFRNRAMSGTIMMSIWYGLDNGVPTADMSPSGLAPTLDDQLQWPLWGMHYLSAGQEGVAPDLPEAAELVDLLNQWGSTAKFEERQAIWHKMLSLYTQQVFSIGLINSTLQPILRAAKLQNLPEKALYGFDPTSYLGIYMPDAFWYKEA from the coding sequence ATGGTAACGCGTCGCACCTTTCTGGGCGGCCTCGTCGGCGCCGCAATCGCGCCGGCGGTGCTTCGGGCCGAGCAGGCTGTCGAACCGGAATTCCTCAAGGAGAAGCTGGCATCAGGCAGCCTGCCTGCGATGGCCGATCGCATTCCCGCCCGTCCGCGCATCGTCAATCTGAAGGAGATGGGGCTCGAACCCGGCGCCTATGGCGGCACGGTACGCACCATCATCGGCAGCCAGCGCGACATCCGCTTCATGACGATCTACGGCTATTCCCGCCTGGTTGGCTACGACAAGCACTTGCGGTTCCAGCCGGATATCCTCGCCGACTTCCGCTCCGAGGACGACACGGTCTTCACCTTCACGCTGCGCGAAGGCCATAAATGGTCCGATGGGGAGCCGTTCACCGCCGACGATTTCCGCTACTGGTGGGAAGACGTCATCCTGAACGACAAGCTCACGCCGGGCGGCGGCGCGCTTGAGCTTCGTCCGCACGGCAGCCTGCCGCGCTTCGAGATGCTCGATGCGCTGACGGTGCGCTATACGTGGGAAAAACCGAATCCGATGTTCCTGCCGACGCTGGCAGGCCCCATACCGCTCGTCATCTTCGGGCCGGCGCATTACCTCAAGCAGTTCCATAAGAAATTCCAGCCCGACGAGGCGAAGATGGAACAGATGATGAAGACCTACCGCGTCAAGAAGTGGCAGGATCTGCACATCAAGATGGCGCGCTCCTACCGTCCTGAGAATCCGAACCTGCCGACGCTCGATCCCTGGCACAACACGACGGCGCTGCCGGCCGAGCAATTTGTCTTCGAGCGCAACCCGTTCTTCCACCGTGTTGACGAGACCGGCAGGCAGCTTCCCTATCTCGACCGTTTCATCCTCAACGTTTCCTCCTCGTCGATCATCGCCGCCAAGGCGGGCGCCGGCGAAGCCGATCTGCAGGCGACAGGCATCGATTTCAACGACTACACCTTCCTCAAGGAGGCCGAGAAACGCTTCCCGGTAAAAGTCAATCTCTGGAAGGTCGCGCGCGGCTCGCGTATCACGCTGCTGCCGAACCTCAACTGCGCCGACGAGGTATGGCGCGGCCTGTTTCGCGACGCGCGCCTGCGCCGGGCACTGTCGCTCGCGATCGACCGGCACGAGATCAACATGGTCGCCTTCTACGGGCTGGGCACGCCGAGCGCCGATACCGTTCTGCCCGACAGCCCGCTCTTCAAGCAGGAATATGCCGACGCCTACGTCAAGTTCGACCCCGACGAGGCCAATCGTCTGCTCGACGAGCTTGGTTTGAGCAAGCGCAGCGATGACGGCATCCGGCTGCTGCCCGATGGGCGGCGCGCCGAGATCACCGTCGAAACAGCCGGCGAGAGCAACCTCGATACCGACGTGCTGGAGCTGGTGCACGACCACTGGGCCAATGTCGGCCTGGCGCTCTATACCCGGACGTCGCAGCGCGACGTCTTCCGCAACCGCGCCATGAGCGGCACCATCATGATGTCGATCTGGTACGGTCTCGACAACGGCGTGCCGACGGCCGACATGTCGCCGTCCGGGCTCGCCCCGACGCTCGACGATCAGCTGCAATGGCCGCTCTGGGGAATGCATTACCTCTCCGCCGGCCAGGAAGGCGTGGCACCCGACCTGCCGGAGGCAGCCGAGCTGGTCGATCTGCTCAACCAGTGGGGCTCGACCGCGAAATTCGAGGAACGTCAGGCCATCTGGCACAAGATGCTGTCTCTCTATACGCAGCAGGTGTTTTCGATCGGCCTCATCAACAGCACGCTGCAGCCGATCCTTCGCGCCGCCAAGCTGCAGAACCTGCCGGAGAAAGCGCTCTACGGCTTCGATCCCACCTCCTATCTCGGCATCTACATGCCGGATGCATTCTGGTACAAGGAGGCCTGA
- a CDS encoding ABC transporter ATP-binding protein gives MEKSLARYIWKNTRLQQLWILAVVAASMVPYFLSFDLPKQIVNGPIQGDGFEGPGATQTFMHVAYNIPLIGHVEFFQGVQLNRFQMLMALSLVFLALVVLNGLFKFYINTYKGRLGERMLRRIRFELIDRVLRFPPAHFKRVKSAEIATMIKDEVEPMGGFTGDAFVSPALLGGQAITALAFIIVQNFWLGMIAAGIVGVQAVVIPRMRKRLLDLGRQRQLTARELSGRVGEIVDGIGTIHGNDTSNLERADIASRLGRIFSIRYDLYQWKFLVKFINNFLAQVTPFLFYAIGGYLALQGRLDIGQLVAVISAYKDLPGPLKELIDWDQMRQDVQVKYQQVYEQFNVEPLIDSRIQELATAPVGALTSALVVTNLTLSDDSGARLVDHVSVEIKPNETVAIVGPNGSGAEAFAEALGRMIWPDSGRITIDGRDLLDLPESITGRRISYASADTFFFHGTLASNLLYGLKHAPMTDAVYNEKEALEYKWHSAEAVKAGNPTLDLNSDWVDYQAAGASGPEDLLKAIRPVLDAVLISQDILDLALRSTVNTDVHVAVSNHVVALRASLRDRLREEGLDGIVVPFDFDAYNAQATVGENLLFGTMKRPLMTNRRLAAHPYFQQLFRETGLSTDLYAMGLEIAENAVELFHDLPPDHPFFQQLTFMTADDIPTYQALLQKLQSRRFEDATPEERSAIIRLSFAYIEPRHRFGLLTNELMDKIVGARKQFHAHIPDDLAELIERYDAERFTPSASLMDNVLFGRIAYQQADASDRIRSVMGELFDSLDLYDDVLSIGLEFDVGSGGKRLTMVQRQKLSLARALLKRSDYFIFNRPLSALDQRVQDQITRNIIEDLHKEGKRPAIIWVLSNARLAEMFDRILLFDRGGLAEAGNYPELSEKNGMFKELLS, from the coding sequence ATGGAAAAAAGCCTCGCCCGCTACATCTGGAAGAACACGCGGCTGCAGCAGCTGTGGATCCTGGCTGTCGTCGCCGCCTCGATGGTGCCCTACTTCCTGTCCTTCGACCTGCCGAAGCAGATCGTCAACGGACCGATCCAGGGCGACGGCTTCGAAGGTCCCGGCGCAACCCAGACTTTCATGCACGTCGCCTACAATATTCCGCTGATCGGCCATGTCGAATTCTTCCAGGGCGTGCAGCTCAACCGCTTCCAGATGCTGATGGCGCTCAGCCTGGTGTTCCTGGCGCTGGTGGTGCTGAACGGCCTCTTTAAATTCTACATCAACACCTATAAGGGCCGGCTCGGCGAACGCATGCTGCGGCGCATCCGCTTCGAGCTCATCGACCGGGTGCTGCGGTTTCCGCCTGCGCATTTCAAGCGGGTGAAATCGGCCGAGATCGCCACCATGATCAAGGACGAGGTGGAGCCGATGGGCGGCTTCACCGGCGATGCCTTCGTCTCGCCCGCCCTGCTCGGCGGTCAGGCGATCACCGCGCTCGCCTTCATCATCGTGCAGAATTTCTGGCTCGGCATGATCGCCGCCGGCATCGTCGGCGTCCAGGCGGTGGTCATTCCCCGCATGAGGAAACGCCTCCTGGACCTCGGCCGCCAGCGGCAGCTGACGGCGCGCGAGCTGTCCGGCCGCGTCGGCGAAATCGTCGACGGCATCGGCACGATCCACGGCAACGACACCTCCAACCTCGAACGCGCCGACATCGCCTCGAGGCTCGGCCGCATCTTCTCGATCCGCTACGACCTTTACCAGTGGAAATTCCTGGTGAAGTTCATCAACAACTTCCTCGCCCAGGTCACGCCTTTCCTGTTCTACGCGATCGGCGGCTATCTGGCGCTGCAGGGCCGGCTCGACATCGGCCAGCTCGTCGCCGTCATCTCGGCCTACAAGGACCTGCCCGGGCCGCTGAAGGAACTGATCGACTGGGACCAGATGCGCCAGGATGTGCAGGTGAAGTACCAGCAGGTCTACGAACAGTTCAACGTCGAGCCGCTGATCGACAGCCGCATTCAGGAACTGGCCACCGCTCCCGTCGGCGCGTTGACGAGCGCGCTCGTCGTCACCAATCTGACGCTTTCCGACGACAGCGGCGCCCGCCTCGTCGACCACGTCTCGGTTGAAATCAAGCCGAACGAGACGGTGGCGATCGTCGGCCCGAACGGCAGCGGTGCGGAAGCCTTCGCCGAAGCGCTCGGCCGGATGATCTGGCCGGATTCCGGCCGCATTACCATCGACGGGCGCGACCTGCTGGACCTGCCGGAATCGATCACCGGCCGGCGCATCTCCTATGCCTCGGCCGACACCTTCTTCTTCCATGGCACACTCGCCAGCAATCTGCTCTACGGCCTCAAGCATGCGCCGATGACCGATGCCGTCTACAACGAAAAGGAAGCGCTCGAATATAAATGGCATTCGGCCGAGGCGGTGAAGGCCGGCAACCCGACCCTCGACCTCAACAGCGACTGGGTGGATTACCAGGCGGCCGGCGCCAGTGGGCCGGAAGACCTTCTGAAAGCGATCCGGCCGGTGCTCGACGCCGTGCTGATCTCGCAGGATATTCTCGATCTGGCGCTGCGCTCGACCGTCAACACCGACGTGCATGTGGCGGTCAGCAACCATGTCGTGGCCTTGCGCGCCTCGCTCAGGGATCGGCTGCGCGAAGAGGGGCTCGACGGGATCGTCGTCCCTTTCGATTTCGACGCCTACAACGCCCAGGCGACGGTCGGCGAAAACCTGCTCTTCGGCACGATGAAGCGGCCGCTGATGACCAACCGCAGGCTGGCCGCGCATCCTTATTTCCAGCAGCTCTTCCGTGAGACGGGCCTCAGCACCGATCTCTACGCCATGGGCCTCGAGATCGCCGAGAACGCCGTCGAACTCTTCCACGACCTGCCGCCGGACCATCCATTCTTCCAGCAGCTGACCTTCATGACGGCGGACGACATTCCGACCTATCAGGCGCTGCTGCAAAAGCTGCAAAGCCGGCGCTTCGAGGACGCCACGCCAGAGGAACGCTCCGCCATCATCCGGCTGAGTTTCGCCTATATCGAACCACGCCACCGCTTCGGCCTGTTGACCAACGAACTGATGGACAAGATCGTCGGCGCCCGCAAGCAGTTCCACGCACATATTCCGGATGATCTCGCCGAGCTGATCGAGCGTTACGACGCCGAGCGTTTTACGCCGTCAGCAAGCCTGATGGACAATGTTCTGTTCGGCCGCATCGCCTATCAGCAGGCCGATGCCTCCGACCGCATCCGCTCCGTCATGGGCGAGCTCTTCGACTCGCTCGACCTATATGACGACGTGCTGTCGATCGGCCTCGAATTCGACGTCGGCTCGGGCGGCAAGCGGCTGACCATGGTGCAGCGGCAGAAGCTGAGCCTTGCCCGCGCACTCCTGAAGCGTTCGGACTATTTCATCTTTAATCGGCCGCTGTCGGCGCTCGATCAGCGCGTCCAGGACCAGATCACCCGCAACATCATCGAAGACCTGCATAAGGAAGGCAAACGGCCGGCGATCATCTGGGTGCTTTCCAATGCGCGGCTCGCCGAGATGTTCGACCGGATCCTGCTCTTCGACCGCGGCGGCCTGGCCGAGGCCGGGAACTATCCGGAACTTTCCGAGAAAAACGGTATGTTCAAGGAACTGTTATCGTAA
- a CDS encoding glycosyltransferase family protein, translating to MTAPRIFFYVQHLLGIGHIARASRIANALVKDGFDVTVVTGGLPVPGFPGEGVKTVALPAVVASNAGFSGLADAEGRPAGEDFLHARRELLLEAFHAARPDVVIIEAFPFGRRQMRFELLPLLAAIERAEPRPKLLSSVRDILQENRKPGRDAETAALVRDHFDAVLVHGDPAFVKLEDTFPLTAEIADRVRYTGLVTLPPAPEPAETFDIIASAGGGAVGAELIGAAKEAAALMPTKLRWLLIAGPNLPEADFTALSQDAAANVTLVRFRKDFPSLLRGAKVSISQAGYNTVGDLMRSQCRAILIPFVAGGETEQTVRAERLQALDLADILPEQGLTPAHVKEAVEKALAASRRGPVSLDLEGAVKTAGIIRSMIANRSPNSKIL from the coding sequence ATGACGGCACCGCGCATCTTCTTCTACGTCCAGCACCTGCTCGGCATCGGCCACATCGCCCGCGCCAGCCGCATCGCCAATGCCCTCGTCAAGGACGGTTTCGACGTCACCGTGGTGACTGGCGGCCTGCCGGTGCCTGGCTTTCCCGGCGAGGGCGTCAAGACCGTGGCGCTGCCGGCGGTCGTCGCCAGCAATGCCGGCTTTTCCGGCCTCGCCGATGCCGAAGGCCGCCCCGCCGGCGAGGATTTCCTCCATGCCCGCCGCGAGCTGCTGCTCGAAGCCTTTCATGCCGCAAGGCCCGATGTCGTCATCATCGAAGCCTTCCCCTTCGGCCGCCGGCAGATGCGCTTCGAACTGCTGCCGTTGCTCGCGGCGATCGAAAGGGCCGAGCCGCGGCCGAAACTCCTGAGCTCGGTCCGCGACATCCTGCAGGAAAACCGCAAGCCCGGCCGCGACGCTGAAACCGCAGCCCTGGTCAGGGATCATTTCGACGCCGTGCTCGTCCACGGCGATCCCGCCTTCGTCAAGCTCGAGGATACCTTCCCGCTGACGGCAGAGATTGCCGACAGGGTGCGTTATACCGGCCTCGTCACTCTGCCGCCGGCACCCGAACCGGCCGAAACATTCGATATCATCGCCTCGGCGGGCGGCGGCGCCGTCGGCGCCGAACTGATCGGCGCGGCGAAAGAGGCGGCGGCGCTCATGCCCACCAAGCTTCGCTGGCTGCTGATCGCCGGGCCAAACCTGCCGGAGGCCGATTTCACCGCGCTGTCGCAGGACGCCGCCGCAAACGTGACGCTGGTGCGCTTCCGCAAGGATTTTCCCTCGCTGCTGCGCGGTGCCAAAGTCTCGATCTCGCAGGCCGGCTACAACACGGTCGGCGACCTCATGCGCAGTCAATGCCGAGCGATTCTCATCCCCTTCGTCGCCGGCGGCGAGACAGAGCAGACGGTGCGCGCCGAACGGCTGCAGGCGCTTGATCTTGCCGACATTCTGCCGGAACAGGGGCTGACGCCGGCGCATGTGAAAGAGGCGGTCGAAAAGGCACTCGCAGCTTCCCGGCGCGGGCCGGTCTCGCTCGATCTCGAGGGGGCGGTGAAAACCGCCGGCATCATTCGCTCGATGATTGCGAATCGCTCGCCTAATTCAAAAATCCTGTGA
- a CDS encoding ABC transporter permease gives MLRYILWRIAAMVPTLFVISALVFTIIELPPGDFFESQIAELRASGETANLQEIEEMRQQYGFDKPEIVRYFYWVGGMLHGDFGYSFEYQLPVSDVVGDRLWLTILVSFTTILLTWLIAFPIGIYSATHQYSWGDYGLTFLGLLGIAIPNFMLALILMYFANVWFGLSIGHLMGQEYLNEPMSWAKAKSILAHLWIPVIIVGTAGTAGMIRRLRANLLDEMQKQYVTTARAKGLHPMRALVKYPLRMALNFFIADIGSILPSIISGAEIVAIVLSLETTGPMLIKALQSQDMYLAGSFLMFLAFLNVIGVLISDIALGFLDPRIRLQGRSTK, from the coding sequence GTGCTCAGATACATTCTCTGGCGCATCGCCGCCATGGTCCCGACGCTCTTCGTCATTTCGGCGCTGGTCTTCACGATCATCGAACTGCCGCCGGGTGACTTCTTCGAGAGCCAGATCGCCGAGCTGCGCGCTTCGGGCGAGACCGCCAATCTCCAGGAAATCGAGGAGATGCGCCAGCAATACGGCTTCGACAAGCCGGAGATCGTGCGCTATTTCTACTGGGTCGGCGGCATGCTGCACGGCGATTTCGGCTATTCCTTCGAATACCAGCTGCCGGTGTCCGACGTTGTCGGCGACCGCCTGTGGCTGACCATCCTCGTCTCCTTCACGACGATTCTGCTCACCTGGCTCATCGCTTTTCCGATCGGCATCTATTCGGCCACGCACCAGTATAGCTGGGGTGATTATGGGCTGACCTTCCTCGGCCTGCTCGGCATCGCCATTCCGAACTTCATGCTGGCGCTGATCCTGATGTATTTCGCCAATGTCTGGTTCGGTCTGTCGATCGGCCACCTGATGGGCCAGGAATATCTGAACGAGCCGATGAGCTGGGCGAAGGCGAAGTCGATCCTCGCCCACCTCTGGATTCCCGTGATCATCGTCGGCACGGCGGGTACGGCCGGCATGATCCGGCGGCTGCGGGCCAACCTGCTCGACGAGATGCAGAAACAATATGTGACGACGGCCCGCGCCAAGGGCCTGCATCCGATGCGGGCGCTGGTCAAATATCCGCTGCGCATGGCGCTCAACTTCTTCATCGCCGATATCGGTTCGATTCTGCCGTCGATCATCTCGGGCGCCGAAATCGTCGCGATCGTGCTGTCGCTGGAAACGACCGGGCCGATGCTGATCAAGGCGCTGCAGAGCCAGGACATGTATCTTGCCGGCTCGTTCCTGATGTTCCTCGCCTTTCTTAATGTCATCGGCGTGCTGATTTCCGATATCGCCCTCGGCTTCCTCGATCCCCGCATCCGTCTGCAAGGCAGGAGCACCAAATAA
- a CDS encoding glycosyltransferase family protein: MARRLEDARILMYSHDTFGLGHLRRCRAIAHALVEDYRGLNILIISGATIAGAFDYRARVDFVKIPSVIKLRNGEYTSLASHIDLHETLKMRESSIRHTAETFQPDIFIVDKEPMGLKGEVEDTLAYLKARGTVLVLGLREIMDAPHLLDAEWKRNGIMQKIDQYYDSVWVYGPPDFYDPLIGLDVPASLRRKMDFVGFLQRSVSKGKTSINARKDNYLLVTTGGGGDGSDLVHDVLNAYEADPTLTQKALVVLGPYMPAAERTKLVQKGEAIPYIEVIEFDNHMEELIDGATGVVAMGGYNTYCEILSFDKPALIVPRVKPREEQLLRAKRASELGLVDMLLPEQSADPTVMAEALKRLPSRLPPSKSGSNMHLEGLDHISQTVGRWIDGRASHLSLVGAE, from the coding sequence ATGGCCAGACGTCTCGAAGATGCACGCATCCTCATGTACAGCCACGACACCTTCGGCCTCGGCCACCTGCGCCGCTGTCGCGCCATCGCCCATGCGCTGGTCGAGGATTATCGCGGCCTCAACATCCTGATCATTTCCGGTGCGACGATCGCCGGCGCCTTCGACTACCGCGCCCGCGTCGACTTCGTGAAGATCCCGAGCGTCATCAAGCTCCGCAACGGCGAATATACGTCGCTCGCCAGCCACATCGACCTGCACGAGACGCTGAAGATGCGCGAATCGAGCATCCGCCACACGGCCGAGACCTTCCAGCCCGATATCTTCATCGTCGACAAGGAGCCGATGGGATTGAAGGGCGAGGTCGAAGATACGCTCGCCTATCTCAAGGCCCGCGGCACCGTGCTGGTGCTCGGCTTGCGCGAGATCATGGATGCGCCGCATCTGCTCGACGCCGAGTGGAAGAGGAACGGCATCATGCAGAAGATCGACCAATATTACGACAGCGTCTGGGTCTACGGCCCGCCCGATTTCTACGACCCGCTGATCGGTCTCGACGTGCCGGCCAGCCTGCGCCGGAAGATGGATTTCGTCGGCTTCCTGCAGCGCAGCGTCTCCAAGGGCAAGACCTCGATCAACGCCCGCAAGGACAATTACCTGCTGGTCACGACTGGCGGCGGCGGCGACGGCTCCGATCTCGTCCACGACGTGCTGAATGCCTATGAGGCCGATCCGACGCTGACGCAGAAGGCGCTCGTCGTGCTCGGACCCTATATGCCGGCGGCCGAGCGCACCAAGCTGGTGCAGAAGGGCGAAGCCATTCCCTATATCGAGGTAATCGAGTTCGACAATCACATGGAAGAGCTGATCGACGGCGCCACCGGCGTGGTCGCCATGGGCGGCTACAACACCTATTGCGAAATTCTCTCCTTCGACAAGCCGGCCCTCATCGTGCCGCGCGTCAAGCCGCGCGAGGAACAGCTGCTGCGCGCCAAGCGCGCCAGCGAACTCGGCCTCGTCGATATGCTGCTGCCGGAACAATCCGCCGATCCGACTGTGATGGCCGAGGCGTTGAAACGGCTGCCCTCCCGCCTGCCACCATCGAAGAGCGGCAGCAATATGCATCTCGAAGGGCTGGACCACATTTCGCAGACCGTCGGCCGATGGATCGACGGCCGCGCCAGCCACCTTTCCCTCGTCGGCGCAGAATAG
- a CDS encoding glycosyltransferase, whose protein sequence is MPPRRKILVVLKGYPRLSETFIAQELLGLEKAGFDLTLISMRRPTDKKRHPVHDEIKARVVYLPEYLHEEPIRVVKGLIAGFSRPGFKALLKRFLADLTRDLSRNRFRRLGQALVLGREWPDHGEWLHAHFIHTPASVTEYASMLTGIPWSCSAHAKDIWTSPDWELTEKLKSARWTVTCTRTGYEHMRTLTSRKDAVHLSYHGLDLARFGHFAGERSQRTGDDPDDPALILSVGRAVEKKGYDVLLRALALLPADLHWRMDHVGGGEALAKLKTLASELGLSGRIAWKGAMAQEDVLDHYRRADLFALACRIAANGDRDGLPNVLVEASSQRLVCVSTDVSGVPELLRDGENGLVVPPEDPALLAKALTAAIRDPALRKRLGDAAERRVREEFDHHSSIRQLSGLFEAEWQKAS, encoded by the coding sequence TTGCCGCCACGCCGCAAGATCCTCGTCGTGCTGAAAGGCTATCCCCGCCTTTCGGAAACCTTCATCGCCCAGGAATTGCTCGGCCTCGAAAAGGCCGGTTTCGACCTGACGCTGATTTCGATGCGCCGGCCGACCGACAAGAAGCGCCATCCCGTGCATGACGAGATCAAGGCGCGCGTCGTCTACCTGCCGGAATATCTGCACGAGGAGCCGATCCGGGTCGTGAAGGGCCTCATCGCCGGCTTCTCCAGACCCGGTTTCAAGGCGCTGCTCAAACGCTTCCTCGCCGACCTCACGCGCGACCTCTCCCGCAACCGCTTTCGCCGTCTCGGCCAGGCGCTGGTACTGGGACGCGAATGGCCGGATCACGGCGAGTGGCTGCATGCCCATTTCATCCATACGCCGGCTTCGGTGACGGAATATGCGAGCATGCTGACGGGCATCCCCTGGAGTTGTTCGGCGCATGCCAAGGACATATGGACGTCGCCGGACTGGGAGCTCACCGAAAAACTGAAGAGCGCCCGCTGGACCGTCACCTGTACTCGGACGGGCTACGAGCACATGCGCACGCTGACATCGCGCAAGGATGCGGTGCATTTGAGTTACCACGGTCTCGATCTCGCCCGCTTCGGCCACTTTGCCGGCGAGCGTTCGCAGCGGACCGGCGATGACCCGGACGATCCAGCCCTCATCCTGAGCGTCGGCCGCGCCGTCGAGAAGAAGGGTTACGACGTGCTGCTGCGCGCACTCGCCCTGCTACCCGCCGACCTGCACTGGCGCATGGATCATGTCGGCGGCGGCGAGGCGCTGGCGAAGCTGAAGACGCTCGCCAGCGAGCTCGGCCTCTCCGGCCGCATCGCCTGGAAGGGCGCGATGGCGCAGGAAGATGTGCTCGATCATTACCGCCGCGCCGACCTCTTTGCGCTGGCCTGCCGGATCGCCGCCAACGGCGACCGCGACGGCCTGCCGAACGTGCTTGTCGAAGCCTCGAGCCAGCGGCTCGTCTGCGTTTCGACCGACGTGTCAGGCGTGCCGGAACTGTTGAGGGACGGCGAAAACGGCCTCGTCGTGCCGCCGGAAGATCCGGCGCTGCTGGCGAAGGCGCTGACGGCGGCGATCCGCGACCCGGCGCTGCGCAAGCGTCTCGGCGATGCCGCCGAAAGGCGGGTGCGCGAAGAATTCGACCATCATTCTAGCATCCGACAGCTCAGCGGTCTGTTCGAGGCCGAATGGCAGAAGGCGTCATGA
- a CDS encoding ABC transporter permease, translated as MSPLPAPGAPLPHYVSTAPFDPHATETMTAAQSRIHLASQKQLMWWKFKQHKLALISGIFLAAIYLMILIVEILAPYGLHTRNVDYIHAPPQRVHFFDKGSFVGPFVYGRSMTLDLDTLHRIYVDKPNDVQPIRFFCRGDSYKFWGVVASDYHLVCPAIGGQMFLLGTDRLGRDVLSRILYGARISLTIGLIGIAISFVLGIVIGGLAGYWGGVFDLIVQRLIEVLQSLPSLPLWMALAAIMPVTWSPIVIYFGITVILGIIDWTGLARAVRSKLLALREEDYVQAAQLMGASTPRIIGRHLVPGFMSHLIASATISIPGMILGETALSFLGLGLRPPITSWGILLTEAKSVSVIAFYPWLLFPIIPVVLVILAFNFLGDGLRDAADPYK; from the coding sequence ATGTCGCCCCTTCCCGCACCCGGCGCGCCGCTTCCCCATTACGTCTCGACTGCGCCCTTCGATCCGCATGCGACCGAAACCATGACGGCGGCGCAATCGCGCATCCATCTCGCCTCGCAAAAGCAGCTGATGTGGTGGAAGTTCAAGCAGCACAAGCTCGCCTTGATTTCCGGGATCTTTCTCGCCGCCATCTACCTGATGATCCTGATCGTCGAGATCCTGGCGCCCTACGGCCTGCACACGCGCAACGTCGATTACATCCATGCGCCGCCGCAGCGGGTCCACTTCTTCGACAAGGGCAGCTTCGTCGGCCCCTTCGTCTACGGCCGCAGCATGACGCTCGATCTCGACACGCTGCACCGCATCTATGTCGACAAGCCGAACGACGTGCAGCCAATCCGTTTCTTCTGCCGCGGCGATTCCTATAAATTCTGGGGCGTCGTCGCCTCGGACTATCACCTCGTCTGCCCGGCGATCGGCGGCCAGATGTTCCTGCTCGGCACCGACCGGCTAGGCCGCGACGTGCTCTCGCGCATCCTCTACGGCGCGCGGATATCGCTGACGATCGGTCTTATCGGCATCGCGATCAGCTTCGTGCTCGGCATCGTCATCGGCGGCCTTGCCGGTTACTGGGGCGGCGTTTTCGATCTCATCGTCCAGCGCCTCATCGAAGTATTGCAATCGCTGCCGAGCCTGCCGCTCTGGATGGCGCTCGCCGCCATCATGCCGGTGACCTGGAGCCCGATCGTTATCTATTTCGGCATCACCGTCATCCTCGGCATTATCGATTGGACCGGGTTAGCGCGTGCCGTGCGCTCCAAGCTGCTGGCGCTGCGTGAGGAGGATTACGTGCAGGCCGCCCAGCTGATGGGCGCCAGCACGCCGCGCATCATCGGCCGCCATCTGGTGCCGGGCTTCATGTCGCATCTCATTGCTTCGGCCACGATTTCGATCCCCGGCATGATCCTCGGCGAGACCGCACTCTCCTTCCTCGGCCTCGGTCTCCGCCCACCGATCACCAGCTGGGGCATTCTGCTGACCGAGGCAAAAAGCGTCAGCGTCATCGCCTTCTATCCTTGGCTGCTCTTTCCGATCATTCCTGTTGTTCTTGTCATTTTGGCGTTCAACTTTCTGGGAGACGGCTTGCGCGATGCGGCAGATCCCTACAAATAG